One genomic segment of Caldimonas brevitalea includes these proteins:
- a CDS encoding GspE/PulE family protein — MQHDPTVPMSLDELSFAPLPRLVPPAPPMPVREKAAPSTFRWPTPPFGAYPAAAEQQHPLRCEIEGLNGRQINGRLIFFVPEEGVAHVQVPPARTTMALRFKQFKALKILDVLPALPVAPNDPHAQMLDVRPRMPYHVVASVGDDLHGETVGHVETDDGLFLFPPADDAGGVARVFVPRHAYTSVDVGARIGELLVAQQAATPGQVEQAAAQQQEMRGRKLGDILITRKIVTADKLMAALEQQSRMPMVRIGEALLSLGLVSQADLDAALQQQKTDRKLPLGELLVQSNLVSRQDLQTALAHKMGYPLVDVVNFPADPEALRKVPVAVATRLNALPLIVRDSRLVVALEDPSRRSALEELEFISQLKIVPALAQFGMMEAAIRVAYEKIGSDVWTSRGVPAVIEFDAGDTGKLIETLEKEGSPSEGEEDGQIEQSDNSLVRLINNMIVEAHGQGVSDIHIESYPGREKIKIRFRKDGLLHSYLELPHTYRNALISRIKIMCDLDISERRKPQDGKINFARYVPGQKLELRVATIPTNNGLEDVVMRILASAKPLPLDDLGLSEHNLTHLKEAMERPYGLVLCVGPTGSGKTTTLHSALSFINVPERKIWTAEDPVEITQPGLRQVQVNARIDWTFARALRTFLRADPDVIMVGEIRDEETAKIAVEASLTGHLVLSTLHTNSAPETVTRLLDMGMDPFNFADSLLAVLAQRLVRRLCRACRQTRPATEEEVEELLQDYLQAFVKPEDRLRDEVRAGWVARHGRNGQLMHHHSPGCEQCGQTGFRGRAGLHELMVASRELRRLVQTGARAEELQQQALGEGMRTLRQDGIDKVLQGVTTLAEVRSISNT, encoded by the coding sequence ATGCAACACGACCCGACCGTCCCGATGTCCCTGGACGAGCTGTCCTTTGCCCCGCTGCCCCGGTTGGTGCCCCCCGCTCCCCCGATGCCCGTGCGCGAAAAAGCCGCACCGTCGACCTTCCGGTGGCCCACCCCGCCGTTCGGCGCCTACCCGGCCGCGGCGGAACAGCAGCATCCGCTGCGTTGCGAGATCGAGGGCCTCAACGGACGGCAGATCAACGGCCGCCTGATCTTTTTCGTGCCCGAAGAAGGCGTCGCCCACGTGCAGGTCCCGCCGGCCCGCACCACCATGGCGCTGCGCTTCAAGCAGTTCAAGGCGCTGAAGATCCTCGACGTGCTGCCCGCCCTGCCGGTGGCGCCCAACGACCCCCACGCGCAGATGCTGGATGTGCGCCCGCGCATGCCGTATCACGTGGTGGCCTCGGTCGGCGACGACCTGCACGGTGAGACGGTCGGCCACGTGGAGACGGACGACGGCTTGTTTCTGTTTCCGCCGGCGGACGACGCGGGCGGCGTGGCCCGGGTTTTCGTGCCGCGCCATGCCTACACCTCGGTCGACGTGGGCGCGCGCATCGGCGAGCTGCTGGTCGCGCAGCAGGCCGCTACACCCGGCCAGGTCGAGCAGGCCGCCGCCCAGCAGCAGGAAATGCGCGGGCGCAAGCTCGGCGACATCCTGATCACCCGCAAGATCGTCACCGCCGACAAGCTGATGGCGGCGCTCGAGCAGCAGTCGCGCATGCCGATGGTGCGCATCGGCGAAGCCTTGCTGTCGCTCGGACTGGTCTCGCAGGCCGACCTGGACGCGGCGCTGCAGCAGCAAAAGACCGATCGCAAGCTGCCGCTGGGCGAGTTGCTGGTGCAGAGCAACCTGGTGTCGCGGCAGGACCTGCAAACCGCGCTGGCCCACAAGATGGGCTATCCGCTGGTCGACGTCGTCAACTTTCCGGCCGATCCGGAGGCGCTGCGCAAAGTGCCGGTGGCGGTGGCGACACGTCTGAACGCGCTGCCGCTGATCGTGCGAGACAGCCGGCTGGTGGTGGCGCTGGAAGATCCGTCGCGTCGCTCGGCCCTGGAAGAACTCGAGTTCATCAGCCAGCTCAAGATCGTGCCCGCGTTGGCGCAGTTCGGCATGATGGAAGCCGCCATCCGGGTCGCCTACGAGAAGATCGGCAGCGACGTCTGGACCTCGCGCGGCGTGCCCGCCGTGATCGAGTTCGACGCCGGCGACACGGGCAAGCTGATCGAGACGCTCGAAAAGGAAGGCAGCCCGAGCGAGGGCGAGGAGGACGGCCAGATCGAGCAGTCCGACAACTCGCTGGTGCGCCTGATCAACAACATGATCGTCGAGGCCCATGGCCAGGGCGTGTCGGACATCCACATCGAGAGCTACCCGGGGCGCGAGAAGATCAAGATCCGGTTTCGCAAGGACGGCCTGCTGCACTCCTACCTCGAACTGCCGCACACCTACCGCAACGCGTTGATCTCGCGCATCAAGATCATGTGCGACCTCGACATCTCCGAGCGCCGCAAGCCGCAGGACGGCAAGATCAACTTCGCACGCTACGTGCCGGGCCAGAAACTCGAGTTGCGGGTCGCCACCATCCCGACCAACAACGGGCTGGAAGACGTGGTGATGCGGATCCTGGCGTCGGCCAAGCCGCTGCCGCTCGACGACCTGGGCTTGAGCGAGCACAACCTGACGCACCTGAAAGAGGCGATGGAGCGGCCCTACGGCCTGGTGTTGTGTGTCGGCCCGACCGGTTCGGGCAAGACCACCACGCTGCATTCCGCGCTCAGCTTCATCAACGTGCCCGAGCGCAAGATCTGGACCGCCGAAGACCCGGTCGAAATCACGCAGCCGGGGCTGCGGCAGGTGCAGGTCAACGCCCGCATCGATTGGACCTTCGCGCGCGCGCTGCGCACCTTTCTGCGCGCGGACCCCGACGTCATCATGGTGGGCGAAATCCGCGACGAGGAGACCGCCAAGATCGCCGTCGAGGCCTCGCTGACCGGGCACTTGGTGCTGTCCACGCTGCACACCAACAGCGCGCCCGAGACCGTCACCCGGCTGCTCGACATGGGCATGGACCCGTTCAACTTCGCCGACTCCTTGCTGGCAGTGCTGGCCCAGCGGCTGGTGCGACGCCTGTGTCGCGCCTGCCGTCAGACCCGACCGGCCACCGAGGAGGAAGTGGAGGAACTGCTGCAGGACTACCTGCAGGCCTTCGTGAAACCCGAAGACCGGCTGCGCGACGAGGTGCGCGCCGGCTGGGTCGCGCGGCACGGCCGCAACGGCCAGCTGATGCATCACCACAGCCCGGGCTGCGAACAGTGTGGACAGACCGGTTTCCGCGGTCGGGCGGGCCTGCACGAGCTGATGGTCGCGTCGCGCGAGCTGCGCCGTCTGGTGCAGACCGGGGCACGCGCCGAGGAGCTGCAGCAACAGGCGCTGGGGGAGGGCATGCGCACCTTGCGTCAAGACGGCATCGACAAAGTGCTCCAAGGCGTCACCACCCTGGCCGAAGTGCGGTCGATCAGCAATACGTAG
- a CDS encoding SUMF1/EgtB/PvdO family nonheme iron enzyme has product MDIDTPDIRRSGRDLLSLALIDSRNCSLHRFSAFEASLDIPPTPELDPPLWLLGHLGWFQEYWVARNIERHLGPYADARRPRLASIEPGADLWYDPAQTPRAGRWRASLPPPDTVRAYLVETLEATLDLLNHAEETDKGLYFFRLALFYEDMQGETLACMAHTLGLSVPALQWPQPIAERSPIGFGAMRWQLGCDDGPGFVFDHEMGRHEVRVPEFEIDAQPVNWAQYAEFIEDGGYDEASWWSAEGWAWLQATGRRAPRHVEQVRHRVLARRGADLVQLAAQTPAMHVSWHEAQAWCRWAGRRLPSEAEWELAACTAASRGFRWGDVWEWTSSRFEPYGDAPPGAATEALQIPRDGSHRVLRGGSFATRWRLKHPRQRGFQRPERDDTFCGFRTCAL; this is encoded by the coding sequence GTGGACATTGATACGCCGGACATACGGCGCAGCGGGCGCGACCTGCTGTCGTTGGCGCTGATCGACAGCCGCAACTGCAGCCTGCACCGCTTCAGCGCGTTCGAAGCCTCGCTCGACATTCCGCCGACGCCCGAGCTCGACCCGCCGCTGTGGCTGCTCGGCCATCTGGGGTGGTTCCAGGAGTACTGGGTGGCGCGCAACATCGAGCGACACCTCGGCCCCTACGCCGATGCCCGCCGTCCGCGGCTGGCATCGATCGAGCCCGGTGCCGACCTGTGGTACGACCCGGCGCAGACACCCCGCGCGGGGCGCTGGCGCGCGTCCTTGCCGCCACCCGACACGGTGCGTGCCTACCTGGTCGAGACGTTGGAGGCCACGCTCGACCTGTTGAATCACGCCGAGGAAACCGACAAGGGGCTCTATTTCTTCCGGTTGGCGCTGTTCTACGAAGACATGCAGGGCGAAACCTTGGCCTGCATGGCGCACACGCTAGGCCTGTCGGTGCCGGCCTTGCAGTGGCCGCAGCCGATTGCGGAACGGTCGCCGATCGGCTTCGGTGCGATGCGCTGGCAACTCGGCTGCGACGACGGCCCGGGGTTCGTGTTCGACCATGAAATGGGCCGCCACGAGGTGCGGGTGCCCGAATTCGAGATCGACGCACAGCCCGTCAACTGGGCCCAATACGCGGAGTTCATCGAGGACGGCGGCTACGACGAGGCGTCGTGGTGGTCGGCTGAAGGCTGGGCCTGGCTGCAGGCGACCGGTCGGCGCGCTCCGCGCCATGTGGAGCAGGTGCGTCACCGGGTGCTGGCGCGGCGCGGCGCCGACCTGGTGCAACTGGCCGCGCAGACGCCGGCCATGCACGTCAGCTGGCACGAAGCGCAGGCCTGGTGCCGCTGGGCCGGGCGGCGTCTGCCCAGCGAAGCCGAATGGGAACTGGCCGCCTGCACGGCTGCCAGCCGCGGCTTCCGCTGGGGCGACGTGTGGGAATGGACGTCGAGTCGCTTCGAGCCTTATGGCGATGCACCGCCGGGCGCCGCGACCGAGGCCTTGCAGATCCCGCGTGACGGCAGCCACCGGGTGCTGCGCGGTGGCAGCTTCGCCACCCGCTGGCGCCTGAAACATCCGCGCCAGCGCGGTTTCCAGCGCCCAGAACGCGACGACACCTTCTGCGGTTTCCGCACCTGCGCGCTGTGA
- a CDS encoding sensor domain-containing diguanylate cyclase, whose product MRPDSLMLGPPQFWGLAAAFSVLLLIASVLLFVLARLVPDTRGPRWWGVACVLVLTGMVVAGSQMQKIGLLARTLYVFGDSLMLVGIALLTEGLRRFDGAAGSPRWIVYVAAFHLVAGLGFEAAGRPLWNTVMASVVITGVWLTAAWSAWRHNAGKRFHPLFLGLMLCALTEAIGWAARGAILASSGGRDVREVVAHANAILVVFGVVSTGSLILLFVLLVNFRLAEQLYAQAVRDPLTGALNRRGFEENTRRLAALSAQLGQSVAVLMLDIDHFKQVNDTHGHHVGDLVLRALANLAQRAKRETDVFARLGGEEFCLVLPGTDVPGARVFADRLRRSFETLEIDTGRNFLSCTVSIGVGYASASALQQGRADLVDLLNQADEALYQAKRAGRNRVRFYASDDVLSSRLDSRLFASSTSGG is encoded by the coding sequence ATGAGGCCCGACAGCCTGATGCTCGGGCCGCCCCAGTTCTGGGGCCTGGCCGCAGCGTTCAGCGTGCTGCTGCTGATCGCCTCGGTGCTGCTGTTCGTGCTCGCGCGCCTGGTGCCCGACACCCGGGGCCCGCGCTGGTGGGGGGTTGCCTGCGTGCTGGTGCTGACCGGCATGGTCGTGGCGGGCAGTCAGATGCAGAAGATCGGCTTGTTGGCTCGCACGCTGTACGTGTTCGGCGACAGCCTGATGCTGGTCGGCATCGCGCTGCTGACGGAAGGCTTGCGGCGTTTTGACGGCGCGGCCGGCAGTCCGCGCTGGATCGTGTACGTCGCCGCGTTTCATCTGGTGGCCGGGCTGGGGTTCGAGGCTGCCGGACGCCCGCTGTGGAACACGGTGATGGCCTCTGTCGTGATCACCGGCGTGTGGCTGACGGCGGCCTGGTCGGCATGGCGGCACAACGCCGGCAAGCGCTTCCATCCGCTGTTCCTCGGCTTGATGCTGTGCGCCTTGACCGAGGCCATCGGCTGGGCGGCGCGCGGCGCCATTCTCGCGTCCTCTGGCGGGCGGGATGTGCGGGAAGTCGTGGCCCATGCCAATGCCATCCTGGTGGTGTTCGGCGTCGTCTCCACCGGGTCGCTGATCCTGCTGTTCGTGCTGCTGGTGAACTTCCGCCTCGCCGAGCAACTGTATGCCCAGGCCGTGCGCGATCCGCTCACCGGGGCGCTCAACCGGCGCGGCTTCGAGGAGAACACGCGCCGCCTGGCCGCGCTGTCGGCGCAGCTGGGCCAGTCGGTCGCGGTGCTGATGCTCGACATCGACCATTTCAAACAGGTCAACGACACCCACGGGCACCATGTGGGTGACCTGGTGTTGAGGGCACTGGCCAACCTCGCGCAGCGTGCCAAGCGCGAAACCGACGTGTTCGCGCGCCTCGGCGGGGAAGAGTTCTGCCTGGTGTTGCCCGGCACCGACGTGCCGGGCGCCCGCGTGTTCGCGGACCGGTTGCGTCGCAGCTTCGAAACGCTCGAGATCGACACCGGTCGCAATTTCCTCAGCTGCACCGTGAGCATCGGCGTCGGCTATGCCTCCGCCTCGGCGTTGCAGCAGGGCCGAGCCGATCTGGTCGATCTGCTCAACCAGGCCGACGAGGCGCTGTATCAAGCCAAGCGGGCCGGGCGCAACCGGGTGCGGTTCTACGCGTCGGACGACGTGCTGTCGAGCCGTCTTGATTCGCGCTTGTTCGCCTCCTCGACCAGCGGGGGCTGA
- the dxs gene encoding 1-deoxy-D-xylulose-5-phosphate synthase: MNYSLLETINTPADLRRLPRHDLQQLAEELRDFLLHSVSQTGGHLSSNLGTVELTIALHYVFDTPHDRLVWDVGHQTYPHKILTGRRERMPTLRQYGGMSGFPRRDESEYDTFGTAHSSTSISAALGMALASRLKGEERKAVAIIGDGAMTAGMAFEALNNAGYPHAAGGADMLVVLNDNDMSISPPVGALNKYLARLLSGRFYAAAREGAKQVLKNAPPLFELARRIEEHAKGMVVPATIFEEFGFNYVGPIDGHDLESLIPTLENLRKLKGPQFLHVVTKKGYGYKLAEADPVAYHGPSKFNPAEGLKKASGGKPTFTQVFGQWLCDMAAQDERLVGITPAMREGSGMVEFEQRFPTRYHDVGIAEQHAVTFAAGLACEGLKPVVAIYSTFLQRAYDQLIHDVAIQNLPVVFALDRAGIVGADGATHMGAFDIAFLRCIPNLSLMTPSDENECRQLLYTAYCQDHPTAVRYPRGSGAGVEVAQTMTALPFGKGEVRRQGRGVAILAFGTLLYPALEAADKLDATVANMRFVKPLDTALVEELARTHDAIVTVEEGCVVGGAGSAVAEALHAAGLSTPVLMLGLKDEFIEHGDPAKLLALQGLDAAGIERAVLQRFGAKLALVRPAINQ; the protein is encoded by the coding sequence ATGAACTATTCGCTCCTGGAAACCATCAATACGCCGGCCGACCTGCGCCGATTGCCGCGCCACGACCTGCAGCAACTGGCCGAAGAATTGCGCGATTTCCTGCTGCACAGCGTGTCGCAGACCGGCGGCCACCTGTCGTCCAACCTGGGCACGGTGGAGCTGACGATCGCGCTGCACTATGTGTTCGACACCCCCCATGACCGCCTGGTCTGGGACGTGGGCCACCAGACCTATCCGCACAAGATCCTGACCGGCCGCCGTGAGCGCATGCCCACCCTGCGCCAGTACGGCGGCATGAGCGGCTTCCCCCGGCGCGACGAGAGCGAATACGACACCTTCGGCACCGCACACTCGTCGACCTCGATCTCGGCCGCCCTGGGCATGGCCCTGGCGTCTCGGCTGAAGGGCGAAGAGCGCAAGGCGGTGGCCATCATCGGCGACGGCGCGATGACGGCCGGCATGGCCTTCGAGGCGTTGAACAATGCCGGTTATCCGCATGCCGCGGGCGGCGCCGACATGCTGGTGGTGCTGAACGACAACGACATGTCGATCTCGCCGCCGGTCGGCGCGCTCAACAAATACCTCGCGCGCCTGCTGTCGGGCCGCTTCTATGCCGCGGCCCGCGAAGGCGCCAAGCAGGTGCTGAAGAATGCGCCGCCGCTGTTCGAGCTGGCGCGCCGCATCGAGGAACACGCCAAGGGCATGGTGGTGCCGGCCACCATCTTCGAGGAATTCGGCTTCAACTACGTCGGTCCGATCGACGGCCACGACCTCGAGTCGCTGATCCCGACGCTCGAGAATCTGCGCAAGCTGAAGGGCCCGCAGTTCCTGCATGTCGTGACCAAGAAGGGCTATGGCTACAAGCTGGCCGAGGCCGATCCGGTGGCCTATCACGGCCCCAGCAAGTTCAATCCCGCCGAAGGCCTGAAGAAGGCGAGCGGCGGCAAACCGACCTTCACGCAGGTGTTCGGCCAGTGGCTGTGCGACATGGCCGCGCAGGACGAGCGGCTGGTGGGCATCACGCCGGCGATGCGCGAAGGCTCGGGCATGGTCGAGTTCGAGCAGCGTTTTCCGACGCGCTACCACGACGTCGGCATCGCCGAGCAGCATGCGGTCACTTTCGCGGCCGGCCTGGCATGCGAAGGGCTGAAGCCGGTGGTTGCGATCTATTCGACCTTTCTGCAGCGTGCCTACGACCAGTTGATCCACGACGTCGCGATCCAGAACCTGCCGGTGGTGTTCGCACTCGACCGGGCCGGCATCGTCGGTGCCGACGGCGCGACCCATATGGGCGCCTTCGACATCGCCTTCCTGCGCTGCATTCCCAACCTCAGCCTGATGACACCGTCGGACGAGAACGAATGCCGGCAGCTGCTGTACACCGCCTACTGCCAGGACCATCCCACCGCGGTGCGCTACCCGCGCGGCAGCGGTGCCGGCGTCGAGGTGGCGCAGACCATGACGGCGTTGCCGTTCGGCAAGGGGGAGGTGCGGCGTCAGGGCCGCGGCGTGGCCATCCTGGCCTTCGGCACCTTGCTGTATCCCGCGCTGGAAGCCGCCGACAAGCTCGATGCGACGGTCGCCAACATGCGCTTCGTGAAGCCGCTGGACACCGCCCTGGTGGAAGAGTTGGCGCGCACCCACGATGCCATCGTCACGGTGGAAGAGGGCTGTGTCGTGGGTGGCGCCGGCAGTGCCGTGGCCGAGGCCTTGCACGCGGCCGGGCTGAGCACGCCGGTGCTGATGCTGGGCCTGAAAGACGAATTCATCGAGCACGGCGACCCGGCCAAGCTTTTGGCCCTGCAGGGGCTGGACGCAGCCGGTATCGAGCGGGCCGTGTTGCAACGTTTCGGCGCCAAGCTGGCGTTGGTGCGGCCGGCCATCAACCAGTGA
- the selD gene encoding selenide, water dikinase SelD: MNPLQSAAYPRLTSLSHGGGCGCKIAPGVLSDILRHAGSLPVPDALLVGIETADDAAVYQLNDEQALVATTDFFMPIVDDPHDFGRIAATNAISDVYAMGGRPIMALGLVGMPVNVLPLDVIGRILQGGQSICAQAGIPVAGGHTIDSVEPIYGLVVLGLVHPSKVKRNADARAGDALVLGKPLGVGVLSAALKKDRLSADGYQRMVASTTQLNTPGPELAELAGVHAMTDVTGFGLAGHALEMARGAGCRIELTWSAVPLLPGVGELARLGLVTGASGRNWASYGEQVRLPASFSDAERALLTDPQTSGGLLVSCTPDSVDQVLGVFRQHGFEAATVVGRVAPGPAEVVVV, translated from the coding sequence ATGAACCCTCTCCAGTCGGCCGCCTATCCCCGTTTGACCTCGCTGTCGCACGGCGGTGGATGCGGTTGCAAGATCGCCCCCGGCGTGCTGTCCGACATCCTGCGCCATGCCGGCTCCCTGCCGGTCCCCGACGCCTTGCTGGTCGGCATCGAAACCGCCGACGACGCCGCCGTCTACCAACTCAACGACGAGCAGGCGCTGGTGGCCACCACCGATTTCTTCATGCCCATCGTCGACGATCCGCACGACTTCGGCCGCATTGCCGCCACCAACGCCATCTCGGACGTCTACGCGATGGGTGGGCGCCCGATCATGGCGCTGGGCCTGGTCGGCATGCCGGTCAACGTGCTGCCGCTCGACGTCATCGGCCGCATCCTGCAAGGCGGCCAGAGCATCTGCGCGCAGGCCGGCATCCCGGTGGCGGGCGGCCACACGATCGATTCGGTCGAGCCCATCTACGGCCTGGTGGTGTTGGGGCTGGTGCACCCGTCCAAGGTCAAGCGCAATGCCGACGCCCGCGCCGGCGACGCGCTGGTGCTGGGCAAGCCGCTGGGCGTCGGCGTGTTGTCGGCCGCGCTCAAGAAAGACCGGTTGAGCGCGGACGGCTACCAGCGCATGGTGGCCAGCACCACCCAGCTGAACACGCCGGGGCCCGAGTTGGCCGAGCTGGCCGGTGTACATGCGATGACCGACGTGACCGGTTTCGGGCTGGCGGGGCACGCCCTCGAGATGGCGCGCGGCGCCGGCTGCCGCATCGAGCTGACCTGGTCGGCCGTGCCGCTGCTGCCGGGGGTGGGCGAGTTGGCGCGGCTGGGGCTGGTGACGGGCGCGTCGGGGCGCAACTGGGCGAGCTACGGCGAGCAGGTGCGGCTGCCGGCGAGTTTCAGCGACGCCGAGCGGGCGCTGCTGACCGACCCGCAGACCAGCGGCGGGCTGCTGGTGTCCTGCACGCCAGACAGCGTCGATCAGGTGCTGGGCGTGTTCCGGCAGCACGGCTTCGAGGCCGCGACAGTGGTGGGCCGGGTGGCGCCGGGGCCGGCGGAAGTGGTGGTGGTCTAA
- a CDS encoding GGDEF domain-containing protein produces the protein MDFSFVAITCAVLGFSLAALLALALRWVPDADGAQYWALAFLPLSVGGFMVGRGENMPALLLVLREPVLLSGYALLLIGLRHYLQRSRPWALAGSVVLVSLVVSAVFTAVLPSVPVRFAVRTVGIAVLMIAALWTLRHVSGPRLREVRLYLQVAFGVIALLAVLRAGMFLLPVPISPERKMLLHAAAGMVTTVTLLAVITGLALLMTARMNEALALLTVRDALTGVFNRRGLEEAVASTLSFARRVGRPVALLACDLDHFKAVNDTHGHAQGDRVLKAFAMELTSHFPEADLVGRLGGEEFVVLLPGQTGVQALEEAERLRCRVARHTFERGDGGALHVTVSIGVAWQPGEEATWAELLARADQALYAAKAQGRDCCVLQDPAGSTVRRPAAPLEGLQPVLKGGV, from the coding sequence TTGGACTTCTCGTTCGTCGCCATCACGTGCGCAGTGCTGGGCTTTTCGCTCGCGGCACTGCTGGCGCTTGCGCTGCGCTGGGTGCCCGACGCCGACGGGGCGCAGTACTGGGCGCTGGCGTTTTTGCCGCTCAGCGTGGGCGGGTTCATGGTGGGGCGCGGCGAAAACATGCCGGCCCTGCTGCTGGTCTTGCGCGAGCCGGTGCTGCTCAGCGGTTACGCCTTGCTGCTGATCGGCCTGCGCCACTACCTGCAGCGGTCGCGACCCTGGGCACTCGCCGGTAGTGTGGTGCTGGTCAGCTTGGTCGTCAGTGCCGTGTTCACTGCGGTGCTGCCGAGCGTGCCGGTGCGGTTCGCGGTGCGCACCGTCGGCATCGCCGTGCTGATGATCGCGGCCTTGTGGACACTGCGTCATGTTTCCGGCCCGCGGCTGCGGGAAGTGCGCCTCTACCTGCAAGTGGCTTTCGGCGTCATCGCCTTGCTGGCGGTGTTGCGCGCCGGCATGTTTTTGCTGCCGGTCCCCATCAGCCCCGAGCGCAAGATGTTGTTGCACGCAGCCGCCGGCATGGTCACCACGGTGACCCTGCTCGCGGTGATCACGGGCCTGGCGCTGTTGATGACCGCCCGCATGAACGAGGCGCTGGCCTTGCTGACGGTGCGCGACGCCTTGACCGGCGTTTTCAACCGGCGCGGCCTGGAAGAGGCGGTGGCGAGCACCTTGTCGTTCGCGCGTCGCGTCGGGCGGCCGGTGGCCCTGCTGGCCTGCGATCTCGACCACTTCAAGGCGGTCAACGACACGCACGGCCATGCGCAGGGTGACCGGGTGCTGAAGGCGTTCGCGATGGAGTTGACGTCCCATTTTCCCGAGGCCGACCTGGTCGGTCGGCTCGGCGGCGAGGAGTTCGTCGTGCTGTTGCCTGGCCAGACCGGCGTCCAGGCCCTGGAGGAAGCCGAACGTCTGCGCTGCCGTGTGGCGCGGCATACGTTCGAGCGCGGCGACGGCGGGGCCTTGCACGTCACCGTCAGCATCGGGGTGGCCTGGCAGCCGGGCGAGGAGGCCACCTGGGCCGAACTGCTGGCGCGGGCCGACCAGGCCCTCTATGCGGCGAAGGCGCAGGGGCGCGATTGCTGCGTGCTGCAAGACCCGGCCGGCAGCACCGTGCGGCGTCCCGCGGCGCCGCTGGAAGGGTTGCAGCCTGTCCTGAAGGGCGGCGTATGA
- the folE2 gene encoding GTP cyclohydrolase FolE2, producing the protein MNDMTDLKSLISAAEVAMPDVQSSRDERRLAIQRVGVKDVRYPIQLRVGGQVQHGVATWDLDVALPADQKGTHMSRFVAWLNEHHLHPIEAATLRQDLVSMLTLLHADEGRIEARFSFFILKTAPVSGVQSLLDYQGKWIAESRGGQVTVWAEVVVPVKSLCPCSKEISEFGAHNQRSHVTIRAELLGDVDWRELVRFAEESASSEIWPLLKRTDEKWITERAYENPKFVEDLVRDVALRVNAEPRVGRYRVEVENFESIHNHSAFAVIERT; encoded by the coding sequence ATGAACGACATGACCGACCTGAAGTCCCTGATTTCCGCTGCCGAGGTGGCGATGCCCGATGTGCAAAGCTCGCGCGACGAGCGCCGCCTTGCGATCCAGCGCGTCGGCGTGAAGGACGTGCGCTACCCGATCCAGCTGCGTGTGGGCGGCCAGGTGCAGCACGGCGTCGCCACCTGGGACCTCGACGTGGCCCTGCCCGCCGACCAGAAGGGCACGCACATGTCGCGCTTCGTCGCCTGGCTCAACGAACACCATCTGCACCCGATCGAAGCCGCCACGCTGCGCCAGGACCTGGTCAGCATGCTGACGCTGCTGCATGCCGACGAAGGCCGTATCGAGGCCCGCTTCTCGTTTTTCATCCTCAAGACGGCACCGGTGTCGGGCGTGCAGAGCCTGCTCGACTACCAGGGCAAGTGGATCGCCGAGAGCCGAGGCGGGCAGGTCACCGTCTGGGCCGAAGTGGTCGTGCCGGTCAAGTCGCTGTGCCCCTGCTCGAAGGAAATCTCCGAGTTCGGCGCCCACAACCAGCGTTCGCACGTGACGATCCGTGCCGAACTTCTCGGTGATGTCGACTGGCGCGAGCTGGTGCGTTTTGCCGAAGAAAGCGCGTCCAGCGAAATCTGGCCGCTGCTCAAGCGCACCGATGAGAAATGGATCACGGAACGCGCCTACGAGAACCCGAAGTTCGTCGAGGACCTGGTGCGCGATGTCGCATTGCGGGTCAACGCCGAGCCGCGGGTCGGGCGCTACCGTGTCGAAGTCGAGAACTTCGAATCCATCCACAACCACTCGGCTTTCGCCGTCATCGAGCGCACCTGA
- a CDS encoding PEP-CTERM sorting domain-containing protein: MFKQAVAAAALLAALTSAQAAAPLELILDAPGAQAVGFEVVPSLEGADYSFGTLVGNAGAHVTYTYLGASTPAWNFFAASDRVLTNLANAGAPGSDIGSSIAETVTETSVLDFGFGQAGPLGEVEAVNGQIGAPFAIFGNGTDPIQTRYGSFRYVLGFDDGADSVDYNDLVIGVSAVPEPGTVTLMLAGFAACLFILRRQRKR, encoded by the coding sequence ATGTTCAAACAAGCAGTTGCGGCCGCAGCCCTGCTGGCCGCCCTGACCTCGGCGCAAGCCGCCGCCCCCCTGGAGCTGATCCTCGATGCGCCCGGTGCACAGGCCGTCGGCTTCGAAGTGGTGCCGTCGCTCGAGGGCGCCGACTACAGCTTCGGCACGCTGGTGGGCAATGCCGGCGCACACGTCACCTACACCTATCTGGGCGCGAGCACGCCGGCCTGGAATTTCTTTGCGGCCTCGGACCGGGTGTTGACCAATCTGGCCAACGCTGGTGCCCCGGGCAGCGACATCGGCAGCAGCATCGCCGAAACGGTCACCGAGACGAGCGTGCTCGACTTCGGTTTCGGCCAGGCCGGCCCGCTCGGCGAGGTGGAAGCGGTGAATGGCCAGATCGGCGCGCCCTTCGCCATCTTCGGCAATGGCACCGACCCGATCCAGACCCGCTACGGCTCCTTCCGTTATGTGCTGGGCTTCGACGACGGTGCCGACAGCGTCGATTACAACGATCTCGTCATCGGCGTGAGCGCGGTGCCCGAACCCGGCACCGTCACGCTGATGCTGGCCGGATTCGCGGCCTGTTTATTCATCCTGCGGCGCCAACGCAAGCGTTGA